The Henningerozyma blattae CBS 6284 chromosome 6, complete genome genomic interval ACAGATAAATTATTCCTTGGAGAAACACCGGGATCTGCAGGTAATGCAAAGAGCTCATCTTCcaatattgataaatctACTCCAGACAAAAAGGGGAAAGGCTCcacatcaaataaaaaagttcCTAATTCTATCCATTTAGGGAGAAGAGTGgattatttgatttcatTACTTATGAATAATGACGAGCCTAGCATAAATAGTACTCCTACAGTAAAGAATAGGAATACTGCTAAATCCCCACCACTTCCTAAGGGACCTTCAAAGAAGAGAGGTAGAAAGCCCTCATCTCCTGGAACTCCAAGATCCGGATCAACTGAGGCTATTAATAACGAGGGTACTCCAACTGCTAAGAAATTGAAGGCGTTCCCTAAGGGTCCAGCAATGAATAGAGGTTTACCAACCGTTCCTGCATCTATGCTGAATAAGAAGAACGTAAACCGTGACCAACACACATCCAGTAGAGGATCTGTTACGTCTACCTCTACGACAAAATCTATAACACTGTCAAACAAATCAAATTTCGAAAATCTTCTGCCAGATGCTCCAGAATATAATAGCATGGATGAATCCAATTGTCGTGACACAATGAGCCCTATGCATGCATCATTACAGAAATTGCGTGGCGGAAGAAAGGGCCTTGATAGAAAAGAGTGGGCCAAGATTCTTAAAACAGAATTGGTTGCGATTGGGAACTACATTGATTctcaaataaagaattctCATACATCTCCTGAAAAATACCGTAAACATCTATGGTCATATAGTGCAAGATTCTGGCCTGTTGAAGTCAAGAGTACCAAACTGATGGCTATGTACGACAAAATTGTTAACGCTTGATTTGTACTATATTATCCTAACTCCCTCATATATCTGCATGCTTTTACTAAAAcagtatttaaaatttcatctaATTAAGTGATTTTCTTTCATCACCCCAAACtttatacatttttttatcttatatatttattccactacgaaattttttaaatcctCATTTACCAATTCACACGGTACTTTTAATTCCTATATAGTACTACATAATACGATCTATTACCTATCGCAGTTGACCTTGGATCTTGTCTAGTCCACAGTTAATCTAATCTTACCTATCTTAGATTATGTGACGCAGGCTTTAGTGTCGCTTGTCAGCCTCACTTTGTGTCTTGGTTCgaaaattttaagaaaaattttcaccGCAAAAGCGGGTAACTGCGGGTGAAGCCAATTGCGTCGAAACAAAATCACTGCAGGAAATAAGCCAACGAAAGAGAATTGGAAATCAAGTTGATGAACTTTTATTTCTTCCACTAGGAAGAATTGCAAAAACgcaatttgaataataattttaccaAACAAATCTTAGTTGATGGCGTAACTTGAGCTGTAATGAATAGTCAGCATCAATGTTCTATTGAATATGTTCTTGtgttctttttaaaaaatatgatttgTATATAATCTTTCTTCTGTTTAAagcatatttattttgtgtTTATTGATTATATTTCTTGTTGATGTTAGATAAGACAAGACAAATAACTTTCACGTTTAATATCGTCAAAAGTAAAGTAAAAGGGCAAGTTGAAAACTATTTAGTTAACCATATTTTTCAGTTAATAAACTAGTTTGGCTTACTAccaaggaaaaaaatataaaaaaaaagacaaaaaaactaaaaaaactaaaaaaatactaattaattatattataaaatgtCTGACATCACTGATAAGACTGCTGAACAATTGGAAAAACTAAATATCCAAGATGAACAACCAGCTGCTACCCCAGCCACCACTGCTATTGAAGCTGAAAGCCCAAATGTGGAAAATGTTACTGCCTCTTTATACGTTGGTGAATTAGATCCATCCGTCTCTGAAGCCTTATTGTACGATATCTTTTCCCCAATTGGTTCTGTATCATCCATCCGTGTTTGTCGTGATGCTATTACCAAGACTTCCTTAGGTTATGCTTATGTCAACTTCAATGACCACGAAGCTGGTAAGACTGCAATTGAAAAGTTGAACTATACCGCTATCAAAGGTAGACCTTGCCGTATTATGTGGTCTCAACGTGATCCATCTATGAGAAAGAAGGGTTCCGGTAACATCTTTATTAAGAACTTACACCCAGATATTGACAACAAAACTTTATATGAAACCTTCTCCGTCTTTGGTAACATCTTATCCTGTAAGATTGCCAATGATGAAACTGGTAAATCTAAAGGTTTTGGTTTCGttcattttgaaaatgaagaagcTGCTAGAGAAGCCATTGATGCCATTAATGGTATGTTATTAAATGGTCAAGAAGTTTACGTGGCTCCACATGTTTCCAAGAAAGATCGTCAATCTAAATTAGATGAAGCAAGAGCTAACTTCACCAACGTTTACGTTAAGAATTTGGATCTTGAAGCCACCGAAGAAGACTTTGAAAACTTATTCAAGCCATACGGTACTATTACCTCTGTTGCTTTAGAAAAAGATGCTGAAGGTAAATCTAGAGGTTTCGGTTTCGTTGATTTTGAGAATCATGAAGATGCCGTTAAAGCTGTTGAAGCTTTGAACGACACTGAATACAAGGGTCAAACTTTGTATGTTGGTAGAGCTCAAAAGAAATATGAACGTTTACAAGAATTAAAGAAACAATACCAAGCCTCTAagttagaaaaattagCTAAATACCAAGGCATTAACTTATTTATCAAGAACTTAGATGATTCcattgatgatgaaaaattaaaggaaGAATTTGCCCCATTCGGTACTATTACTTCTGCCAGAGTCATGAGAACTGAAAATGGTAAATCTAAGGGTTTTGGTTTCGTCTGTTTCTCTACTCCAGAAGAAGCTACTAGAGCTATTACTGAAAAGAACCAACAAATTGTTGCTGGCAAACCATTATATGTTGCTATTGCTCAAAGAAAGGATGTAAGACGTTCCCAATTAGCTCAACAAATTCAAGCTAGAAACCAAATGAGATACCAACAAGCCACCGCCGCTGCGGCTGCGGCTGCGGCTGGTATTCCTGGCCAATTTATGCCACCAATGTTCTACGGTGTAGTTCCACCAAGAGGTATGCCATTCAATGGTCCAAACCCACAACAACTGGGCGGTATGCCACCACAACAATTCAGAAATGGTCCAGCTTATGGTATGCCACCACCACAAGGTGGTTTCCCAAGAAATGACAACCAATTCTACCAACAAAAACAAAGACAAGCTTTAGGTGAACAACTTTATAAGAAGGTCTCTGCCAAGACTTCTGATGAAGAAGCTGCTGGTAAAATAACTGGTATGATCTTGGACTTGCCAGCTCAAGAAGTTGTTCCgttattagaaaatgatgaattatttgaacaACATTTCAACGAAGCTTTTGCTGCTTATGAATCTTTCAAACAAGAACAAGCTCAACAAGCTCAACAACCACCTGCCCAACAATAAATTTCTTAGAaaattagtattttttcattaatttgaaacgctttatttttttgcacatttatattttttaaattttttcctttttc includes:
- the PAB1 gene encoding polyadenylate-binding protein (similar to Saccharomyces cerevisiae PAB1 (YER165W); ancestral locus Anc_8.229), giving the protein MSDITDKTAEQLEKLNIQDEQPAATPATTAIEAESPNVENVTASLYVGELDPSVSEALLYDIFSPIGSVSSIRVCRDAITKTSLGYAYVNFNDHEAGKTAIEKLNYTAIKGRPCRIMWSQRDPSMRKKGSGNIFIKNLHPDIDNKTLYETFSVFGNILSCKIANDETGKSKGFGFVHFENEEAAREAIDAINGMLLNGQEVYVAPHVSKKDRQSKLDEARANFTNVYVKNLDLEATEEDFENLFKPYGTITSVALEKDAEGKSRGFGFVDFENHEDAVKAVEALNDTEYKGQTLYVGRAQKKYERLQELKKQYQASKLEKLAKYQGINLFIKNLDDSIDDEKLKEEFAPFGTITSARVMRTENGKSKGFGFVCFSTPEEATRAITEKNQQIVAGKPLYVAIAQRKDVRRSQLAQQIQARNQMRYQQATAAAAAAAAGIPGQFMPPMFYGVVPPRGMPFNGPNPQQLGGMPPQQFRNGPAYGMPPPQGGFPRNDNQFYQQKQRQALGEQLYKKVSAKTSDEEAAGKITGMILDLPAQEVVPLLENDELFEQHFNEAFAAYESFKQEQAQQAQQPPAQQ